A stretch of the Alnus glutinosa chromosome 6, dhAlnGlut1.1, whole genome shotgun sequence genome encodes the following:
- the LOC133871486 gene encoding uncharacterized protein LOC133871486, with protein MAMRQKGDESLKDYVIWFNQAKLMVDNPTKEMVYAALYQGLRVEGPLMSEIALNHPENLADLTDVIEKYVNQEKILAALRESHKQKIAESSNPGKKEKARKEEKWTETKKEPTKYYQFSIDEWTPLNSPINEVLMEIKRDPQYEKPYPLHNKYGQPRQNQESREHQDKEPRHRDRSPQKHLEVRRDRRREEPLREEPRQNRSNSRGTRGHDPRNEPVIADIRTISGGFGGGIEKSADRKAYARHQKYQEIMTVERPRKSHRRESMVVGFSDEDYAGVSLPHTDAIVVTLQVANHRIHRMFVDNGSSADILYWSAFQHMEISPEKVILATCHLVGFAGEQV; from the exons ATGGCGATGCGCCAAAAGGGAGACGAATCTCTAAAGGATTATGTGATCTGGTTCAACCAAGCAAAACTCATGGTTGATAACCCGACCAAGGAGATGGTTTATGCCGCTCTTTACCAAGGATTACGGGTGGAAGGGCCTCTCATGTCCGAGATTGCTCTCAATCATCCTGAGAATCTGGCCGATCTCACGGACGTGATTGAGAAGTACGTAAATCAAGAGAAAATCCTTGCGGCTCTGAGGGAGTCCCATAAACAAAAGATTGCGGAGTCGAGTAATCCCGGGAAGAAGGAAAAAGCCCGGAAGGAAGAAAAGTGGACCGAAACAAAAAAGGAGCCTACAAAGTATTACCAGTTTTCCATAGATGAGTGGACTCCTCTGAACTCTCCAATTAATGAGGTGCTGATGGAGATCAAGAGGGACCCGCAATACGAGAAGCCTTACCCGCTTCACAACAAATAc GGCCAGCCTCGGCAGAATCAGGAGTCTCGCGAGCATCAAGACAAAGAACCAAGACACAGAGATCGCTCCCCTCAGAAGCACCTGGAAGTTCGCCGAGACAGAAGGAGGGAGGAACCCCTTCGGGAAGAGCCTCGACAGAATAGAAGCAACAGCAGAGGCACACGGGGTCATGACCCACGTAATGAACCGGTTATCGCCGATATCCGAACTATATCCGGGGGCTTCGGTGGAGGCATAGAAAAGAGTGCAGATAGAAAAGCCTATGCTCGGCACCAGAAGTATCAAGAGATTATGACTGTAGAGAGACCCCGCAAATCACACCGAAGGGAGTCCATGGTGGTGGGGTTTTCAGATGAAGATTATGCGGGAGTCTCGCTCCCTCATACCGACGCAATCGTGGTCACGCTACAAGTAGCTAACCACCGAATTCACCGAATGTTTGTCGATAACGGAAGCTCGGCCGATATCCTATATTGGTCGGCCTTTCAGCACATGGAGATTAGCCCGGAAAAGGTGATCCTGGCTACCTGCCATTTGGTGGGGTTTGCTGGGGAGCAAGTCTAA